One Desulfobulbus oligotrophicus DNA segment encodes these proteins:
- a CDS encoding electron transfer flavoprotein subunit beta/FixA family protein, translating to MKILVCVKQVPDAKDVRLDPKTNTLAREGVESIMNPYDRHALEEAVVIKEQQGGSVTVITMGPPQAEAVLREAVACGADEAVLVSDRAFAGADTWATSYTLAKAVEFLGGFDLILCGKQAIDGDTAQVGPGLARRLRLPYAACVQKKRKITDDTIEVERMMDDGFDVVRLPLPALITVVKDINEPRVASLKGKMRAKKVEIQQFSAAHIGADPQCIGLAGSPTKVVRVFSPEPRGDRQIFTGSIAEQVDQLVARLKSHL from the coding sequence ATGAAGATTCTTGTGTGTGTTAAACAGGTTCCGGATGCAAAAGATGTCCGTCTTGATCCGAAGACCAACACCTTGGCAAGGGAAGGTGTAGAGTCCATCATGAACCCCTATGATCGCCATGCTCTTGAGGAGGCGGTTGTTATAAAGGAGCAGCAGGGCGGTTCGGTGACAGTTATCACCATGGGACCGCCTCAGGCAGAAGCTGTTTTGCGCGAGGCGGTTGCCTGCGGTGCTGACGAGGCTGTGCTTGTTTCTGACCGTGCCTTTGCAGGAGCTGATACCTGGGCTACATCCTATACCCTGGCCAAGGCTGTGGAGTTTCTTGGCGGTTTTGATCTGATCTTATGTGGTAAGCAGGCCATTGATGGTGATACCGCGCAGGTGGGGCCCGGTCTGGCAAGGCGTTTGCGACTGCCCTATGCCGCCTGTGTCCAGAAAAAACGAAAGATAACCGATGACACCATCGAAGTTGAGCGTATGATGGATGATGGCTTTGATGTTGTGAGGCTTCCGTTGCCGGCTTTGATAACGGTTGTTAAAGACATCAATGAACCACGTGTTGCCTCATTGAAAGGCAAGATGAGGGCCAAAAAGGTTGAAATTCAGCAGTTCTCCGCAGCCCATATCGGTGCGGATCCGCAGTGCATCGGATTGGCCGGTTCCCCAACGAAAGTTGTCCGTGTCTTTTCACCGGAACCCCGAGGTGACCGGCAGATCTTTACAGGGAGTATCGCTGAGCAGGTTGACCAGCTCGTCGCCCGTCTTAAGTCACATCTTTAA
- a CDS encoding acyl-CoA dehydrogenase family protein: protein MDYFFTEQQQMIIDTAREITNEKIVPVRAELDEKNQFPREILEDIAKADLFSIFVPEEYGGFGGGCFEIVLAMEELARGCVGVATSFAASALGIFPVMIAGSEEQKQKYLPDIASGARWAAFGLTEANAGSDASGIRTTAVEDGDFWVLNGTKQWITNGGESEIYTIVAMTDPTKGARGASIFIVEDGDPGFSYGKKEDKMGIRSSATRELILKDCRIPKDRLVGRKGTGFITVMKTLDMSRPGIASLGVGLAQAALDEAVTYAKQRVQFGKPIISFQAVQHMLADMAIQLEAARALVYAAAKHIDMHPKNMSKASSMCKVFATDMAMKVTTDAVQVLGGYGYMKEYPVEKMMRDAKILQIYEGTNQIQRNVVGQELNKEYS, encoded by the coding sequence GTGGATTATTTTTTCACGGAACAGCAACAGATGATTATCGATACTGCCAGGGAGATCACAAACGAAAAGATTGTCCCTGTGCGAGCAGAACTCGATGAGAAAAATCAATTTCCCCGCGAAATTTTAGAGGATATTGCCAAAGCCGATTTGTTCAGTATTTTTGTGCCTGAAGAGTATGGAGGCTTTGGGGGGGGATGTTTTGAAATCGTTCTGGCGATGGAAGAGCTGGCGCGTGGCTGTGTGGGGGTTGCTACGAGTTTTGCTGCCAGTGCTTTAGGTATTTTTCCCGTGATGATTGCCGGCAGTGAAGAGCAGAAGCAGAAATATTTGCCCGATATAGCAAGCGGCGCTCGCTGGGCGGCATTCGGGCTTACCGAGGCGAATGCCGGCAGTGATGCCTCCGGCATTCGAACAACCGCTGTGGAAGACGGTGACTTTTGGGTGCTCAACGGTACAAAACAGTGGATCACCAATGGTGGTGAGTCAGAGATTTACACCATTGTCGCGATGACCGATCCCACAAAAGGTGCTCGTGGCGCATCAATTTTCATTGTTGAAGACGGCGACCCTGGTTTTTCCTACGGAAAAAAGGAAGACAAAATGGGTATCCGTTCTTCCGCAACCCGGGAGTTGATACTTAAGGACTGTCGTATCCCCAAAGATCGGCTGGTGGGCAGAAAGGGGACAGGCTTTATTACGGTCATGAAAACCCTGGATATGTCTCGTCCCGGTATTGCCTCGCTGGGGGTCGGTCTTGCTCAGGCTGCGCTGGACGAAGCTGTTACCTACGCCAAGCAACGCGTTCAATTCGGTAAACCCATTATATCTTTTCAGGCGGTGCAGCATATGCTGGCTGACATGGCAATTCAGCTCGAAGCCGCGAGAGCTCTGGTGTACGCAGCAGCCAAGCATATTGATATGCATCCCAAAAATATGTCGAAGGCATCATCCATGTGTAAGGTGTTTGCCACTGACATGGCTATGAAGGTGACAACAGATGCGGTTCAGGTGCTTGGCGGGTATGGCTATATGAAGGAATATCCGGTGGAGAAGATGATGCGTGATGCGAAGATTCTCCAGATCTATGAGGGAACCAATCAGATCCAGCGCAATGTCGTTGGTCAGGAACTCAACAAAGAATACTCCTAA
- a CDS encoding beta-ketoacyl-ACP synthase III — translation MIRAVILGTGSCLPARTLTNLELEQMVETSDEWITTRTGIRNRHIAAAGEQTYQLAAKAARRALAVTGIDPEELDLIIVATISPHMIMPSTACFVQAELGAVNAFAYDINAACAGFTYGLDLASNYIQNRADMKILLIGAETLSARVNWQDRNTCVLFGDGAGAVIVSGSSDGRGIFGSNLKADGKLWNLLFMDSPESLNPDLQRQDWQGAHIQMNGSDIFKHAVRLMEDAVKTLLRKTKTAIEDISLMIPHQANIRILNNLKERLGISEEKIFINLSQYGNTSAASIPIALDEAHRQGRLVRGDIVLLCTFGGGLTWGSLLMRW, via the coding sequence ATGATAAGAGCGGTTATTCTTGGTACCGGTTCCTGCCTCCCGGCAAGGACTCTTACCAACCTTGAGCTTGAACAGATGGTCGAGACTTCTGATGAGTGGATTACCACAAGAACTGGAATCCGCAATCGTCATATAGCTGCGGCCGGGGAACAGACATACCAGTTGGCAGCGAAGGCGGCTCGTCGAGCTTTGGCTGTGACCGGCATTGATCCCGAAGAACTGGACCTGATCATTGTTGCCACCATTTCTCCGCATATGATCATGCCGTCGACCGCTTGCTTTGTGCAGGCTGAACTGGGGGCAGTCAACGCTTTTGCCTACGATATCAATGCCGCCTGTGCCGGTTTTACGTATGGTCTGGATCTGGCCAGCAACTATATTCAAAACCGTGCGGATATGAAGATCCTGCTGATCGGTGCTGAAACATTGTCCGCCCGTGTGAACTGGCAAGATCGCAATACCTGTGTCCTTTTCGGCGATGGCGCCGGAGCGGTGATCGTCAGCGGCTCAAGTGACGGACGGGGCATCTTTGGGAGTAATTTGAAAGCAGATGGGAAGTTGTGGAATTTGCTCTTTATGGACAGCCCGGAAAGTCTCAATCCTGATTTACAGCGTCAAGACTGGCAGGGGGCACATATTCAGATGAATGGGAGTGATATTTTTAAACACGCTGTTCGTCTTATGGAAGATGCGGTTAAAACTCTCCTCAGAAAAACGAAAACCGCTATCGAAGATATCAGTCTGATGATTCCCCATCAAGCAAATATTCGTATCCTCAATAATCTCAAGGAGCGTTTAGGGATTTCTGAGGAAAAGATTTTTATCAATTTAAGTCAATATGGTAACACCTCAGCCGCTAGTATTCCGATCGCTTTAGATGAGGCGCATCGTCAGGGACGTTTAGTGAGAGGCGACATTGTCTTGCTGTGTACTTTTGGTGGCGGACTTACTTGGGGTTCCTTGCTCATGCGTTGGTAA